The DNA sequence ACGACGGTCATCGCCTCAATACGATCCTGCATCAGCCAGGGCACCGCGACGGAAAGCACCAGCGTACCCACCAGCGCCAGCGCCAGCCGCTTCCACAGCTTTTGCGGCTCGTCGCGACGCCAGCGAACCAGCGGCCCCACGCCCAGCAGCAGCGCCAGCGGTGCCATCAGCCAGGTGAACAGCGTATTAAAGAAAGGTTCGCCAATTGAAATGCTGCCAAGCCCAAGCTGTTTATGCACCAGTGGCAGCAGCGTACCCAGCAGCACGACCAGCATGGCGGCGATCAGCAAAATATTATTGCCGAGCAGGAAAGATTCTCGTGACCAAATCTCGTTTTGCACCCGCCCGCGCACCTTGCTGCCTTTAATGGCATAGAGCAACAGCGAGCTGCCGATCACGATCACCAGGAAAGCAAGGATAAACATGCCGCGAGCCGGATCGGAGGCAAAAGAGTGCACCGAAACCAATACGCCGGATCGCACCAGGAAGGTACCCAGCAGGCTAAGAGAAAAAGCGGTAATCGCCAGCAGCACCGTCCAGGCTTTGAACGTCCCACGTTTTTCGGTGACCGCCAGAGAGTGGATCAGCGCGGTACCTGCCAGCCACGGCATAAAAGAGGCGTTCTCAACCGGATCCCAGAACCACCAGCCGCCCCAGCCAAGTTCGTAATAGGCCCAGGCGGAGCCGAGCACAATGCCGATAGTCAGAAAGACCCATGCGGCCGTGGTCCAGGGGCGTGACCAGCGAGCCCAGGCGGTATCCAGCCTGCCGGCCATTAACGACGCAATAGCAAAAGCAAACGCCACCGAGAAGCCCACATAACCCATATATAACAGCGGTGGGTGGAAGATCAGCCCGATATCCTGCAGCATCGGGTTCAGATCGTTGCCGTCAATGGGGAAGTCGGGCAGCGTTCGGGTAAAAGGATTAGAAGTCAGCGTAATAAACAGCAGGAAGCCAAGATTTATCATCCCCATCACGGCCAGTACGCGGGCAATCGCATCCAGCGGCATGCCGCGGCTGAACAGCGCTACCGCCAGCGTCCAGGTGCTGAGCAACAGCAGCCACAGCAGCAGCGAGCCTTCATGCGCGCCCCAGGTAGCCGCAATACGGTAGTAAACCGGCAGCAGCGTGTTGGAGTTTGTCACTACGTAAGCAACGCTGAAATCGTTCACAATAAAGGCGTGAACCAGGAGGGAAAACGCTCCCAGAATACAGGCAAACAGGGCATAGCTGAGCGGTCGGGCCAGGCCCATCAGCCGTGGATCCTGGCGAGATGCCCCCCATAAAGGATAAATGCTAAGCAACAGCGCCAGCGCAAGGCCGAGACAAAGCAGAAAACTGCCGATTTCAGGCATCATGACGAGCCTCCTGGCTGCGCGTTCTGATAGTTTGATGCCGGTCCACGGTGATTCTTCTTCATTGCATCCTCGATTTCCGGCGGGGTATATTTTTCGTCATGCTTCGCCAGCACCTCTTTCGCCTTGATCAGGTTCCCCTCTTCCAGCACGCCCTGCGCGACAACGCCCTGCCCTTCCCGGAACAGATCGGGGAGAATGCCAAGATAGCTCACGCTGATCGTGCCGTTACCGTCATACAGCTTAAAAAAGACCTGCAAGGTTTGCGGATCTCGCCTGACGCTGCCAGGCAACACCATACCGCCTACGCGCAGGCGTTGGCCCGCCACCGGTTTTTCATGATCTTCCCCTTTGCCATTGAGAATTTCACTTGGGGTATAAAACAGATCGATATTTGAACGTAACGCGTACATCACTAATGAAGTAGCCAGACCCAGGCCGACCAGCACAGCGATAATCAGGATCAGACGATTTTTACGACGGGTGTTCACGGTTGCTCTCCTGCCGCGTTTTTTATTTTTGCCGCGTGCATACGACGTTCGCGTGACTGCCGCTGGCGTATATCAGTCAGCAAACGCTGGCGCTGAATAACGGTGTGCAGTACCAGCACGCCGAGTGCAATGAGCGTACAGGCGACAGCCAGCCAGACATAAAAGGCATAGCCGCCCATCGCGAAAAAGGCCTGCCAGGAAGAGAATGCGGGCGTCATTTACGCGCTCCTTTTGCTGCAACGGATGCTACCCAGGGACGATGACGTTCGGTAAACAGGATCAGGTTACGCAGGCGCATCAGCGTAAGCGTGATGAACAGCAGCCAGTAACCCAGAATTGACCAGCGCAGCGGTGTACGCATTTCCGGTGCGATAGCCTGTTGCAGCATACCGGAGGAGCCCTGATGCAACGTGTTCCACCACTGTACCGAGTAGTGAATGATCGGCAGGTTTACCACGCCAACCAGTATCAGGATCCCGGCAGCGCGGCCCGCCATCCGGCGATCGTCGAAGGCGTTATAAAGCGCAATAACGCCCATGTAGAGGAATAAAAGCACCAGCTCGGAGGTCAGCCGGGCATCCCAGATCCACCAGGTTCCCCACATCGGCTTGCCCCAGGCAGACCCGGTGATCAGCGCAATAAACGTGAAGACTGCGCCAACGGGAGCCATTGCGGCTGCTGCCAGATCGGCGGTTTTCCATTGCCAGACCAGACCGGTAAACGCCGCGATTGCCATCATCGAATAGATACCCATCGACCACATGGCAGCAGGCACGTGAATATACATGATGCGATAGCTGTTACCTTGCTGATAGTCGGCAGGCGCGAAGCCGAACCCCCAAATCCACCCCAATAACAGCGTTGCGGTGGCGGCGATTGCAAACCAGGGCAAGAGCCGACCGCATAATGAGTAGAGCCGCTCCGGCTTACCCAGCTGGTGTATCCATTTCCACATTATTATTTTGCTCACATAAAAAGAAAATGCGTTCTGGTGTTCAAAATTTAAATACGTTAATGCACGCTAACCCGCAATGCGGCGGCAGTAGCGAAAGGCGCCAGCGTTATGCTGCCTGCAAGTAATGCACCTAAAATAGCCAGATAACCTTTAATCGGTAATCCCATGCTCGCGGCGTCTATGGCCGCTGTAGCAAAAATCAGTACCGGCACGGCAAGCGGCAGCACCAGTAAACTCAGCAAAACACCACCACGGCGCAGGCCGACCGTCAGCCCCACGCCAATGGCACCCAATAAACTCAACGTTGGCGTTCCCAGCAGCAGCGAAAGCGCCATCGCACGCCAGCTGGCAAAGTCCAACGACAGCAGCAGCGCCGCCAGCGGAGAAAGCAGCAGCAACGGCAATCCGGTGATCACCCAGTGAGCGGTCACTTTTCCCAGCACCGTTACCGGCAGTGGGGTCGGCAACAGCAGAAGCTGTTCGAGTGAACCATCCAAAAAATCGTCGCGGAACAGTCGCTCCAGCGCCAGCAAGGAGGAAAGCAGCGCGGCAACCCACACAATGCCCGGCGCAATCCGCGCCAGCAGCTGAGGTTCAGGTCCAATCCCCAGGGGGAAAAGCGTGATAACTATAAGGAAAAACCACAGCGGATTAATGATTTCTGCTCCGCTTTGCGAGGCAATACGCAATTCACGCTTCACTACACGCCAGAACATCAGCTCAGCTCCGACGAGGTCAGACGAATTTTGCGAATCGGGTTCTCTGCTACAGGTAGTTCCTGATGAGTGGTCAGAATGACCGCTCCCCCGCTGTCTGCATGACGGGTAAATAAGGTCATTAACGTCGCCACGCCTGATTTATCAATGGCGGTCAGCGGCTCATCCAGAATCCATAATGGCGCCTGCGTTAACCACAGTCTGGCAAGCGCAACGCGGCGCTGCTGTCCGGCAGAGAGCTGAGCCGTAGCCACTTCTTCAAATCCCATCAAATCCACTTCTTCCAACGCGTTCCACACAGCATCCTGCGAGCAGGAAGCATGAAAGAACTGCAAATTTTCCTGAGGCGTTAACCGCGCTTTTACTCCTGGCTGATGGCCAAGGTAGAGCAGCCCGGCGTGATAATTTTCCCGCTGCTGACGAATGGGCTGCTGATGCCACATCACTTCACCCTGTTCGGACTGGCTCAGGCCCGCAAGAATACGCAACAACGACGTTTTTCCCGTCCCGTTTGCGCCCTCAATCTGAACAATGTCGCCCGCAGAAACAGCAAAACTGAGATCGCTAAATAGCGTGCGCTCATCACGTACGCAGGTAAGATTGCAGGCCTGGAGCATTAATTTATATCGCGCTTGTTAAAAAGGAGTGAAATAGTACCACAGGAACTCCGGTCATCGCAGCCTGCAGCCTTCCTCCCGGCGCGTGGATCGATGTCATTATGTGCTTTTTCGCTGCAAATTCGCTGAAAAAAACCGCTTCGTTAAAAGCTTGTTACCCTTCTCTTCAACCTTCGTTACATTTCAGCATTGGCAAAATCCCGCTACGCTTAACACAGGATCTCTCCTCTGGGGCATCAGGAGCCGCAAACATGAAAAACAAAAATGAAGATGAAGTAGAAGTCGAAAGTGATGAAAGTGAAACAGGACAAGAGATTGAAGTCGATGAGGAGGCTTTGCCTTCACGCGCAGCGGCGATTCATGAGCATATTCGTCAGGATGGCGAAAAAGAGCTTGAACGTGACAGCATGGCGCTGCTGTTTTCCGCCATCGCTGCCGGACTGTCAATGGGTGCATCATTGATGGCGAAAGGTATCTTTCAAACCCATCTGGAGGGAGTCCCGGGCGCTTTTTTGCTGGAAAATCTGGGATATACCTTCGGTTTTATTATTGTGATTATGGCCCGACAGCAGTTATTCACAGAAAACACCGTTACGGCCGTGTTGCCCATCATGCATAAACCGACCGGGAGCAATATGCTGCTGTTGCTGCGTTTATGGGGCATTGTGCTGGCGGGCAATCTGGTTGGCACAGCAATGGCTTCGCTGGCCTTTACGCATATGCCCATTTTTGATGACGCCACGCGGGAAGCCTTCGTCGCTATCAGCCAAAAAGTGATGGTCAATACGCCCGCAGAGATGTTCGCTAACGCTGTCGTTTCGGGTTGGATTATTGCCACTATGGTTTGGATGTTCCCTTCTGCCGGTGCGGCAAAAATCTGGGTGATTGTTTTAATGACCTGGCTGGTGGCGCTGGGCGATCTGGCCCATATCGTGGTGGGCTCGGTTGAAGTGCTTTATCTGGTGTTTAACGGTGTGGTTAGCTGGCAGGAATTTATCTGGCCGTTTGCACTGCCAACGCTGGCGGGCAATATCATCGGCGGAACCTTTATTTTTGCCTTAATCAGCCACGCGCAGATTCGTAACGATATGAGTAACAAGGCGAAGGCTGAAGCGGCTAAAAAACAGCAGAAAAAGCGCCGACAGGGCGAAAAAGACTCTTCAGAAAGCTAAACAAAAACGGCAGCTGCCTTAACAAAGACGCTGCCGTTATTGCCTCAGCTGAACAGCGAGAAGGTGTGCATATAGAACGTGCTGGCAAACGCGACGTAACCCAACCAGACCAGCATGATAATGGCAAGTGACAGTTTCAGGGACATGGGCATACCTCTTTCAGGTAATAAATGAGAAGTTGATTCACTTCGCATTACACTATTCCTCTGTCAGATCGCCGATATTGATCCAGCGCAATAATGCCCGATCAGATTGCAAATATGTCACAGCCACTGACGCCAGCGCAGGACAAAACACAGTCTAAATCTTAAAAGCACCAGCCGATTGTGGATAAAACCAGCAGTCAATCGGGTAAGTGGTTAATCTGAAGATAAAAACGCGCTATACTCCCCGCCGCTGTCTCCTTAGTTAAATGGATATAACGAGCCCCTCCTAAGGGCTAGTTGCAGGTTCGATTCCTGCAGGGGACACCAAATGTTAGCCCACCAAAGTATTTCAAAGTCTAGTCAACTCTTTAACTTCAAACACTTACCTCTCGTTAATAGCCCATTAACGTTTACCGCTGTATTTCAAAATCCACTCTGTTTAGTTGGTACATATGTTGGTATGTTAAGTTCGATATTGCAGATACCATCATCTGAGGGTTTTTAGTATGGCACTCACAGAGCTAAAAGTAAGAAATACAAAGCCTTCTGATAAACCTGTCAAGATGACCGACGGTAATGGTATGCACCTGTTGATCACCACAAGTGGTTCCAAATACTGGCGTTTTCAGTATCGCTTCGCTGGTAAACAGAAAATTCTCGCGCTGGGTGTTTATCCAGAGGTTTCATTGTCAGAAGCCAGACGAAGAAGAGATGAAGCCCGTCAGCTCGTTGCAAACCATGTAGACCCAAGTGAAAAGCGAAAAGCACAAAAGATTGAGAGCAAAGGCTTGCTAACATTTGAGCAAGTTGCCAGAGAATGGCATACCAGTAACAGAACCTGGTCAGACAGTCATAGAACTACCGTATTGAACAGCCTTGTTTCCCATGTGTTCCCTGTCATCGGCAAACGTAATATCAGCGAGCTAAAAACTCGTGATTTGTTGGTTCCTTTGAAAAAAGCAGAAGCTTCAGGACACCATGAACTGGCTTCCCGCTTACAACAGCGCATTACGGCGGTAATGAGGTATGCCGTTCACAATGCTTTGATTGAACAGAATCCTGCAAACGACCTCGCTGGTGCTGTTGTTTCCACTAAAAGTGTTCATCGCCCTGCCCTTTCTCTGGAACGATTGCCAGAGCTTATGAATCGTTTGGAAGCATATAAAGGAAGAGGCATTACCCAAATTGCAGTGCAGTTAACACTCCTGACTTTTGTCCGTTCGAGTGAACTGCGATTTGCTCGCTGGTCAGAAGTCGATCTCAAAAATTCACTGTGGACTATCCCCGGAAAGCGACAACCTATGGAAGGGGTAAAATATTCTGCAAGAGGGGCAAAGATGAAAATGCCTCATTTGGTTCCATTAAGCTCACAAGCCAAAGCACTTATGGAAGAGCTTCATACGATCAGTGGTAACAAAGAACTTATGTTCATTGGTTTTACCGGGGATGACAAACCTATCAGTGAAAATACTGTCAACAAAGCACTTAGGGCGATGGGTTACGATACGAAAGTAGAAGTCTGCGGGCATGGTTTCAGGACTATGGCATGTAGTGCCTTAATCGAATCGGGATTATGGTCGAGAGATGCTGTGGAAAGACAAATGAGCCACCAGGAACGCAACAGTGTCCGGGCTGCTTACATACACAAAGCGGAGCATTTGGAAGAACGGAAACTTATGTTGCAATGGTGGGCTGACTATCTGGAAGCTTGTAAAGAAGAAGCACAGACACCTTTTTCCTACTCTGTTCAACAATCAGAAAAATGAGTAGCAAACTATACGTATTTAATATTTATAATCGATAACTCAATGGGGATGCGAATATCTATCAAGAATTCAAATCTCCCCTTTGTAAAATAAATAATTACCTTAATACATACATCCATTAAGCATAATCGTGGCAAAAACGATGATGGTTATTAATGACATATTTCAAAAATCGATGTTTATAAATCATCAAAATAACCTTGCAAATCAATAAGTTAAACCATCCTTATGTTACAAGATTTTCATTTCATTCTTATCACTCAACCATCCTCTCCCCCTGGTTCATAACAATGAATCTTCAAAAGCGGTTTTGTTTTGTAGCTAAAAAACAAACCTAATAAATTAATGCCAAAAAAGGTTGCAACTAGAACGAAATTGATCAATTTTTATACAGATTGGTTTTCCACAGTTGCACTAAGGCACTGCAATGGATAATAAAAATGAGAAAAAACAGAAGGTTAAAGTAGCCCAATATCTACGGATGTCTACAAATCTTCAGGAATTTTCGTTAGATAACCAAGCTCAGTTCATAAAAAAGTATGCTGACGACAACAATATGGAAATCTTGCATACTTATGATGATGCAGGAAAAAGCGGTGTATCCACGTCAGGAAGGCATGATTTTAATAAGTTAATCAACGACATACTCACTAAGGAAATCAATATTGATGCTGTGCTTGTATATGATGTAAGTCGTTTTGGTCGCTTTAAAGATCCACAAGAAGGCATTTACTATAAATATTTATTAAAAATGAATAAGGTAGATGTCATCTACTGTGCTGAAAATCTTCCTGCGAATAGTGATACTGAGACGTTCATACTTTCATCACTTATGTATGCTGCGGGAGCCTTTAGTAAAAACCTTTCAATCAAAGTATTTGCCGGACATGTAAATCTTGTTAAGCGAGGATACTATCAAGGTGGAGTGCCTGGATACGGACTTAAAAGAAAGTTACTTGATAATAATAACAAAGCGAAAATGATACTCAACAATGGTGAGAGAAAGAGTCTGCAAACAGATAGGATAGTCTTAGTGCCAGGAAGTAAAAAAGAAACGGACTTAGTAAAGAAAATATTTAACATGTTTATTTTTGAAGGATTGAATGAGTATCTCATTGCTTCAAAACTAAACCAAGAAGGATATAAATACAGCGACAAATCGGATTGGACACGAAGCCGGATACATTCTGTGCTTATAAACAATCGCTATACTGGTAAGTATACATATAATCGAACATCTCAGAAACTGAAAACTAAAAGAGTTCAAAATCCTGAAGAAGATTGGATTGAGTATAATACCTTTTTTAAACCCATAATTTCAGAAGAAAAATTCAGGTTAGCGAAAGAGATTATTAATAACCGCTCAATAAAAATGAGCAATGAAGAGATTCTTGAATTTTTAAAAAAGATCCTTTCGACTCATGGAAAAATATCAGGTTTTATCATAGATGAAGAGGATAATGGTCCATCAAGCAGTGTAGTAGCAAGCCGCTTTGGAGGACTTCTACCTGCATATAAGCTGATAAATTACACACCCGAACGAGATTACCGTTATTTAGAAATAAACTCATCCCTACGTATTAAACATGACCATATTATAAATAAAATACACCAAGAAATTAATAACAGCGAAATATCTATATTAGATAATAAACTAATCACCATAAACAAAAGCTTAACCTTTACCATAATACTTTCTCGATGTAGAAAAATGGGAACTGGAAAATATAGATGGATTGTTAGATTAGACAGGGGGATAAATCCTGAAGTTAGTGTGATTGCAAGAATGAACAGTCTTAATACCGAACCTGTAGATTATTACATCCTGCCTTCGCTTGAAAGTTTTGAAAATAAACTGAGTCTAAAAGAGAATAATAACCTTCTATTTGAGATGTATAGATTTGATAACATCAGGACCTTCTTTGATATGCTTTCAACTACGGAAATGGAGGTAGCCTAAATGAACGACGACCAAATTCACATGCTTGAAATATCAAAAATAAAAGTTGTAATTCCTCGTTCCCGGAACAAGTTTAAACATGCTGAGATAACAGATAGTATTGATACAAGTGGATTAAGAAAACCAATAACAGTAAGAAGAATTGCGGATAGAAAATACGAATTTGCCTTGATTTGTGGTCAGGGTAGACTTGAATCACTCTCAGCTTTGGGAGAAGAGCTAATACCTGCTTTCATACTGGACATTGATGAAAACAAAGCATACATAATGAGTTTGGTTGAAAATATGGCTCGTGTAATACCAAGAGCGGGCGAGCAGTTCCAACGAATAAAAGAAATGAATGATCAAGGTTTATCTAACAAAGAAATATCCTATTCTACTGGCCTATCATTGCACTGGATTACCAGCCTGACTATGCTAATTAGCAAAGGAGAAAACAAACTATTATCTGCTGTAGAATCAGGAAGCATTCCAATCTCACTTGCAGTTGAAATTGCCAGAGTGGACTTCGAAGGTGGGCAAGAATTACTAATTAAAGCTTTTGATGAAGGTTTAATAAAGCATAAAGATGTTGGTAAAATAAGAGATATATTGGATTCCCGAGATGAAGGTTTAAAAGGCTTTCTGAACAATAGTTTCGGAGTTGCAAAGAAAAAGAAAAAACTCACTACTGATGAACTTAAACAGTTATACCAAGATAACATTTCACAGCACAGAAAAATAAAAAACAAAGCTGAATATGTCGAGAGAAACTTACTCATAGCCAGTCAAATATTTAAAGAGTTATCTGAAAGCGAAGAGTTTAGTAAAATTTTAAATGAAGAGAATTTAAATGGAGTAGTAAAGGTTATTATGAAAAATACTTCTTGCTGAGGTTAAAATGATTAAATACTGCTTTAATGAAAAAACAGTCAGCTTTAAATTATCTGATCTTATTTATACAAAAAAACCTCCTACCAACTATAAAAGTAGCCAAAAATACATTCAAATAAAGAGCACGATATCTGCACTTGGATTAGTCGAACCTATACTGATTTACATTGATGGGGCTGATGGCACTGCAAAAATCCTCGATGGTCATCTGAGAGTTGAGGCATTAAAAGATATTGGAGAAGAAAGAGTTGCTTGTCTCGTTTCAACTGTTTACGACACTTATACGCCCAACAAAAAAGTCAATAGAATAACAATAATTCAAATTCAAAGAATGTTAAAAGAAGCTGTTAGAGTAGGTGTTCCTGAAGACATGCTTTGTTCAGCTTTGAATATAAGTTCCGATTCATTAAAAAGTAACCTATCAGTTCTTAAAGGCATATGCCCTGAGGTTATAGAATTATTTAATGATAGAGATATACCTAAGAACACATTTATGATCTTAAAAAGAATGATTCCTTTTAGGCAAATTGAATGTGCAAACCTAATGATAAAATTTGATAATTATTCAAAGATTTTTGCTCAATCGCTTTATCACAGTTCATCACCTGAGCTTTTAAACGACAAAGGTAAACCTAACATTGATGAGAGATCTGGTAATAGAAAAGCAATTGAAAGGCTTGAGAAAGAGATGGCTCAGGTCCATTTCGATACAGAAAAGATAAAAGAAAACTACGGTTCCAATAGTCTGAAGCTAACGATTGTTATCTCTCACATAAAAAAAATACTCGAAAACCCCAAGGTTTTCCATTGGCTTCTTAGGAATAAACAAGATTATCTTAGTGAACTTACCAAGATATCTGACATTGATAAATTATCTTAGGTCTTGTTCTTTTGTGGCTTACATAACTTTTTTTTGTAAATATTGGGATCTACTGCTATTTTGCAAATCCTAACTTCGTATCCAAAGTTGCTAATGCTCTTATGAAAGTTTTTTAAATTTATTTTTGAAAACAGAGGCAGATCTTCAGGGATTTTTTTGTTCGTAGCTATAGCGAATACTAATTTATAGTTTTTAGCATCAGGCCGTATTATATGATCAGCTAATTTTATATGAACGGGAAGTTTCTCATTAAGTTTTCCTCGAAACTCTGAATCGCTTATGAAAAGTTCAGAACCGACAAATCCTTGTGAGAAAAGATGGCTCATACTTTGTGAGCCACTATAATACTTCACATGAATAAAATCTGATGCACCTTTTATAAGGTCGCAAAATTCAATTTTACTTTTCCCACCACCATGATGAATAAATTTTTGATCCATGTGTGTAAATGATTTGTCACCAAGACAAACATTTTTATTGTAATCTTCTTCTCTTTTATAGGAGTATACCGGAAACTTATCAGACTCCTCATAATGCAGAATCTTTTTCATCTCATCATCAATGGTTGTTACGAATTTTCTATCGGCCACATACCATATGGAGTCTCGCAGAATGTAGTTTTGATCGCCTTCTTTTATTTCAGCATAAATGCATCTATACAAAGACCATTTCTTTATCGTTTCATAATCGGCATTTAAA is a window from the Pantoea sp. CCBC3-3-1 genome containing:
- a CDS encoding heme lyase CcmF/NrfE family subunit, whose protein sequence is MMPEIGSFLLCLGLALALLLSIYPLWGASRQDPRLMGLARPLSYALFACILGAFSLLVHAFIVNDFSVAYVVTNSNTLLPVYYRIAATWGAHEGSLLLWLLLLSTWTLAVALFSRGMPLDAIARVLAVMGMINLGFLLFITLTSNPFTRTLPDFPIDGNDLNPMLQDIGLIFHPPLLYMGYVGFSVAFAFAIASLMAGRLDTAWARWSRPWTTAAWVFLTIGIVLGSAWAYYELGWGGWWFWDPVENASFMPWLAGTALIHSLAVTEKRGTFKAWTVLLAITAFSLSLLGTFLVRSGVLVSVHSFASDPARGMFILAFLVIVIGSSLLLYAIKGSKVRGRVQNEIWSRESFLLGNNILLIAAMLVVLLGTLLPLVHKQLGLGSISIGEPFFNTLFTWLMAPLALLLGVGPLVRWRRDEPQKLWKRLALALVGTLVLSVAVPWLMQDRIEAMTVVGLLMAIWVIFLTLMELHERATHRHRFFTGLRHLSRSHWGMVLGHLGVAVTVIGIAFSQNYSVERDVRMRAGDTVDIHNYHFTFRDVHNLQGANYTGGVAIIDVTRNGKQEATLHAEKRYYSVAHTMMTEAAINGGFTRDLYAALGEELDDHSWAVRIYYKPFVRWIWFGGVFMAAGGIFCLLDPRYRSRKKAQKELA
- the ccmE gene encoding cytochrome c maturation protein CcmE, which codes for MNTRRKNRLILIIAVLVGLGLATSLVMYALRSNIDLFYTPSEILNGKGEDHEKPVAGQRLRVGGMVLPGSVRRDPQTLQVFFKLYDGNGTISVSYLGILPDLFREGQGVVAQGVLEEGNLIKAKEVLAKHDEKYTPPEIEDAMKKNHRGPASNYQNAQPGGSS
- the ccmD gene encoding heme exporter protein CcmD; amino-acid sequence: MTPAFSSWQAFFAMGGYAFYVWLAVACTLIALGVLVLHTVIQRQRLLTDIRQRQSRERRMHAAKIKNAAGEQP
- a CDS encoding heme ABC transporter permease, producing MWKWIHQLGKPERLYSLCGRLLPWFAIAATATLLLGWIWGFGFAPADYQQGNSYRIMYIHVPAAMWSMGIYSMMAIAAFTGLVWQWKTADLAAAAMAPVGAVFTFIALITGSAWGKPMWGTWWIWDARLTSELVLLFLYMGVIALYNAFDDRRMAGRAAGILILVGVVNLPIIHYSVQWWNTLHQGSSGMLQQAIAPEMRTPLRWSILGYWLLFITLTLMRLRNLILFTERHRPWVASVAAKGARK
- the ccmB gene encoding heme exporter protein CcmB yields the protein MFWRVVKRELRIASQSGAEIINPLWFFLIVITLFPLGIGPEPQLLARIAPGIVWVAALLSSLLALERLFRDDFLDGSLEQLLLLPTPLPVTVLGKVTAHWVITGLPLLLLSPLAALLLSLDFASWRAMALSLLLGTPTLSLLGAIGVGLTVGLRRGGVLLSLLVLPLAVPVLIFATAAIDAASMGLPIKGYLAILGALLAGSITLAPFATAAALRVSVH
- the ccmA gene encoding cytochrome c biogenesis heme-transporting ATPase CcmA yields the protein MLQACNLTCVRDERTLFSDLSFAVSAGDIVQIEGANGTGKTSLLRILAGLSQSEQGEVMWHQQPIRQQRENYHAGLLYLGHQPGVKARLTPQENLQFFHASCSQDAVWNALEEVDLMGFEEVATAQLSAGQQRRVALARLWLTQAPLWILDEPLTAIDKSGVATLMTLFTRHADSGGAVILTTHQELPVAENPIRKIRLTSSELS
- a CDS encoding formate/nitrite transporter family protein; this encodes MKNKNEDEVEVESDESETGQEIEVDEEALPSRAAAIHEHIRQDGEKELERDSMALLFSAIAAGLSMGASLMAKGIFQTHLEGVPGAFLLENLGYTFGFIIVIMARQQLFTENTVTAVLPIMHKPTGSNMLLLLRLWGIVLAGNLVGTAMASLAFTHMPIFDDATREAFVAISQKVMVNTPAEMFANAVVSGWIIATMVWMFPSAGAAKIWVIVLMTWLVALGDLAHIVVGSVEVLYLVFNGVVSWQEFIWPFALPTLAGNIIGGTFIFALISHAQIRNDMSNKAKAEAAKKQQKKRRQGEKDSSES
- a CDS encoding integrase arm-type DNA-binding domain-containing protein: MALTELKVRNTKPSDKPVKMTDGNGMHLLITTSGSKYWRFQYRFAGKQKILALGVYPEVSLSEARRRRDEARQLVANHVDPSEKRKAQKIESKGLLTFEQVAREWHTSNRTWSDSHRTTVLNSLVSHVFPVIGKRNISELKTRDLLVPLKKAEASGHHELASRLQQRITAVMRYAVHNALIEQNPANDLAGAVVSTKSVHRPALSLERLPELMNRLEAYKGRGITQIAVQLTLLTFVRSSELRFARWSEVDLKNSLWTIPGKRQPMEGVKYSARGAKMKMPHLVPLSSQAKALMEELHTISGNKELMFIGFTGDDKPISENTVNKALRAMGYDTKVEVCGHGFRTMACSALIESGLWSRDAVERQMSHQERNSVRAAYIHKAEHLEERKLMLQWWADYLEACKEEAQTPFSYSVQQSEK
- a CDS encoding recombinase family protein, with translation MDNKNEKKQKVKVAQYLRMSTNLQEFSLDNQAQFIKKYADDNNMEILHTYDDAGKSGVSTSGRHDFNKLINDILTKEINIDAVLVYDVSRFGRFKDPQEGIYYKYLLKMNKVDVIYCAENLPANSDTETFILSSLMYAAGAFSKNLSIKVFAGHVNLVKRGYYQGGVPGYGLKRKLLDNNNKAKMILNNGERKSLQTDRIVLVPGSKKETDLVKKIFNMFIFEGLNEYLIASKLNQEGYKYSDKSDWTRSRIHSVLINNRYTGKYTYNRTSQKLKTKRVQNPEEDWIEYNTFFKPIISEEKFRLAKEIINNRSIKMSNEEILEFLKKILSTHGKISGFIIDEEDNGPSSSVVASRFGGLLPAYKLINYTPERDYRYLEINSSLRIKHDHIINKIHQEINNSEISILDNKLITINKSLTFTIILSRCRKMGTGKYRWIVRLDRGINPEVSVIARMNSLNTEPVDYYILPSLESFENKLSLKENNNLLFEMYRFDNIRTFFDMLSTTEMEVA
- a CDS encoding ParB/RepB/Spo0J family partition protein; this encodes MNDDQIHMLEISKIKVVIPRSRNKFKHAEITDSIDTSGLRKPITVRRIADRKYEFALICGQGRLESLSALGEELIPAFILDIDENKAYIMSLVENMARVIPRAGEQFQRIKEMNDQGLSNKEISYSTGLSLHWITSLTMLISKGENKLLSAVESGSIPISLAVEIARVDFEGGQELLIKAFDEGLIKHKDVGKIRDILDSRDEGLKGFLNNSFGVAKKKKKLTTDELKQLYQDNISQHRKIKNKAEYVERNLLIASQIFKELSESEEFSKILNEENLNGVVKVIMKNTSC
- a CDS encoding plasmid partitioning protein RepB C-terminal domain-containing protein; the protein is MIKYCFNEKTVSFKLSDLIYTKKPPTNYKSSQKYIQIKSTISALGLVEPILIYIDGADGTAKILDGHLRVEALKDIGEERVACLVSTVYDTYTPNKKVNRITIIQIQRMLKEAVRVGVPEDMLCSALNISSDSLKSNLSVLKGICPEVIELFNDRDIPKNTFMILKRMIPFRQIECANLMIKFDNYSKIFAQSLYHSSSPELLNDKGKPNIDERSGNRKAIERLEKEMAQVHFDTEKIKENYGSNSLKLTIVISHIKKILENPKVFHWLLRNKQDYLSELTKISDIDKLS